The stretch of DNA AGTGGgtgattttcattttggtcaagTCTTTCTATGACCGTTTCAGCAGCCGAGGGAGCTGACTTACATAAGTAAACAGCTGCTGTGCCAAAAAGTTGCAAAACATTGCCTTTGAATTCAGGCTTTGATTCCCCCTCCTTTCTGTATTTTTTGAGTGTACATTTTAGACTGAGATATATGATGAACTAGCAAGCTAGATGTTGAGCTTTAGCTTTGGAACGGGGGAGGGGATCACGGCCGCACCCGCAGATCACTGGGGGCAGCAACGATAACGTAATGTGCTTTTACATTTTTACGAACGTTTTTAATTCGCGGTGTTTGTCACAAGAGGGCGCTGAAATATACATTTTGGAGTGCCTGTTGCGTGTTTATTGTGTGATTGAAAGGAAGTGTCAGTCGCTTGCTACTTCTTAGAGTAGTTACATTACGTTAGTTTCGTTAGGCTATTACAGGTTTTTGATGGTTTTACTATGAGACTGAACGAGAGAGGTATTCAACCTTAAACATCTATGGTTGAGACTGTCAAATCTCCGCCAAGCTCTGCGTCAGAAAGCTGGATTTTCCCACAATGATCACATCGCCGGCCCCTCTTACAGCCTGCTTCCGCATGCGCGCTGGTTTACTTATTTCGAAGATCGGACGGCGGTTTTCTAGGATTTCACACGCCGAGGACGACGtgacaggagacaggagaagtCATCGCTCGAGTGAGAGAAACTGAACTTCTGGCATGGATAATGCGGTACGTTTCTCCCACATTCTTGCCACACTTCTTGAAAACGTGCCTGCAGCTATTCCTGTAATTTCAGTCTTCCCCTCATTTTCCCTCTGTATAGCTTTCACTTCTGTATACTCCATAGTTTAAAGTATCAGTGTTTATTTTGCTGTGTTGTCAGTCTGCTTAATAGTAATCTAAGGTTTAGAAAACGCATATATCATTCTTGTGTAACAAGTACATTTACGTATTTTTGTATGTTACATTTATTTGACGTGcatgtgaatttgtgtgtgtgcttgaaaaAGCTTTATGTTGTGCATATATATTTCAATATAAACGACAACAGTAAAATAAACCATTAGCTACTCATTCGTGTTGTAACTGCAGAAGCTGTCAATCGTTACTATGAAGAACCTAGATTCTTAGCAACTCAGTCATGTTTTTACTGAGTTGCTGTATGGACCAGAACATGTCCTTTGCTTACATATGGGCACGATAGGAACAGCCTGTGGCCACTGTGGGTGGTGTCTgtaagtgttttgtttttttatttttttagtgGTCAGCTGCACAGTGCAGAGTGGAAGTGTTAGGCTGAGTTTTGAAACCCAGCCATGTGACTGTTGCTATATATCTTCTTGTGACTCCCCTTGCCGCATAGAAACACGTCGGCATGACATTCGCAAGCACCACACAAACTTGTTCTGGCCTGTACGTTTACCAGAGTACTTGGAATATTAGTGTAGATAAACAtctgtgttttgttttcagtCAAACATGGAGCTTGACCTGCGAGGGCTGTTTGAACAAAACGGCACCTTTGACTATTTGGACTATGAGTATGAGGAAGACTGCCACATAAGTAACCTCTCCCGGTTCTGGGCCATCTTCATCCCCATCCTGTACTCTCTGGCGGTGGTTGTGGGGTTTCTGGGCAACGGGCTGGTTCTGGGGGTCCTCTGGCAGAAGAGGCGGAGCTGGAGCGTGACGGACACATTTATTCTGCACCTGACTGTGGCCGACACCCTGCTGCTTCTCACGATGCCCCTGTGGGCGGTAGAGGCAGTAGAAGGGTGGACCTTCGGCACACCACTCTGCAAGATCACCGGAGCACTGTTTACGGTATGTTTAGGGTTGCTCTATTCTGAGAATGTCTCAAACAAGAAAGTTTGAGGGAGTTTGAGCTCAACATATTTGCATCTGTTTTTGCACTTTGTTTTGATTTCATGTACATCGATATGGTGTTATTAATTAAGACCATTGAGGAGATTTCATTTTTTCTCAATTTCACAGATCAATTTCTACTGTGGCATCTTCCTTCTGGCCTGCATCAGCCTGGATCGTTACCTGTCTGTGGTCCACACCGTGCAGATGTACTCTCGTAGGAAGCCTTGGCTGATCCAGCTCAGCTGCGTTTCTGTTTGGTTCTTCTCTCTGCTGCTCTCTATCCCAGAGTGGATGTATCTGCAGGTTTCCAAAGATGGAAGACGAGGTGAGAGAACGGATTGTGTTCAGTGGTATCCTGAGGAGTGGCGTCTGCCCTCCCGCCTGCTCTACCATGTGGTGGGCTTCTTGCTTCCAGCCGTGGTTTTGCTCTACTGCTACTGTTGCATCCTGGTACGCCTGCAGCGGGGCTCTCCGAAGCAGAGGAGCATATGGGTCATCCTGGCACTGGTGCTGGCCTTCTTCATCAGCTGGACCCCCTACAACATCGCCCTGCTGGTAAACACTGTACAGCTCAATCACAGGGGCTTGGCAGA from Brachyhypopomus gauderio isolate BG-103 unplaced genomic scaffold, BGAUD_0.2 sc81, whole genome shotgun sequence encodes:
- the LOC143493060 gene encoding C-X-C chemokine receptor type 3-like — its product is MDNASNMELDLRGLFEQNGTFDYLDYEYEEDCHISNLSRFWAIFIPILYSLAVVVGFLGNGLVLGVLWQKRRSWSVTDTFILHLTVADTLLLLTMPLWAVEAVEGWTFGTPLCKITGALFTINFYCGIFLLACISLDRYLSVVHTVQMYSRRKPWLIQLSCVSVWFFSLLLSIPEWMYLQVSKDGRRGERTDCVQWYPEEWRLPSRLLYHVVGFLLPAVVLLYCYCCILVRLQRGSPKQRSIWVILALVLAFFISWTPYNIALLVNTVQLNHRGLAELSGTCEQNSWTSVKLTAVLGFLHCTINPVIYISLSGKFRSWVFTILKSHSCVLDTGDISLWYTEDVDNKGPSEDTSSLQTMNHVKKCTENQTVVTEVL